One window from the genome of Oceaniferula flava encodes:
- a CDS encoding ParA family protein, whose translation MITIAISSQKGGVGKTTVSINLAHAFARSGKRTLLVDADPQGSVGLSLTRQSRSLNGFYDAIADPQFPLEQLIVPTRLETLSLVPAGQCSDYDLDGGSTGVALHRVRKFFKMAEEQGYEVCIVDTAAGLFGVTADILSTCSAVIIPQQAEPLGIRSVPKMLESLTRMRVVNPQLKVLGVVMTMVQNRLPESLEAVQALRSLLPQNMVMRTVVPREDLFIRASAKGLPVGVMEEGAGVLAVFEKLRQETEGKLEADSVLP comes from the coding sequence GTGATTACCATAGCTATTTCTAGTCAAAAAGGGGGGGTGGGGAAAACCACTGTCTCCATTAACCTTGCCCATGCCTTCGCTCGGAGCGGCAAACGCACTCTGCTTGTGGATGCCGATCCCCAAGGGTCGGTGGGGCTGTCGCTGACCCGCCAGTCGCGCTCATTGAATGGCTTCTACGATGCCATCGCTGATCCCCAATTTCCGCTGGAGCAGCTGATCGTGCCGACGCGTCTGGAAACTCTGAGTCTGGTGCCTGCTGGGCAGTGTAGCGATTATGATCTTGATGGAGGTTCCACCGGTGTTGCCCTGCATCGCGTGAGGAAATTTTTCAAAATGGCGGAAGAGCAAGGCTATGAAGTCTGCATCGTCGACACCGCGGCGGGCCTGTTTGGCGTCACCGCAGACATCCTTTCCACCTGTAGTGCTGTGATCATCCCCCAGCAGGCTGAGCCCTTGGGGATCCGATCGGTGCCGAAGATGTTGGAATCGCTGACGCGCATGCGCGTGGTGAACCCGCAGCTGAAGGTGCTCGGCGTGGTGATGACCATGGTGCAGAACCGCCTTCCGGAAAGTCTCGAAGCTGTGCAGGCACTGCGCAGCCTACTGCCTCAGAACATGGTCATGCGCACCGTGGTGCCTCGCGAAGATTTATTCATCCGTGCCAGCGCCAAGGGGCTGCCGGTGGGGGTGATGGAAGAAGGAGCCGGTGTGCTGGCCGTGTTTGAGAAACTTCGTCAGGAAACGGAGGGCAAACTCGAAGCCGATTCGGTGTTGCCCTAA
- a CDS encoding YHYH protein, translating to MKSITIIFFALAGAAAAEPIITSWHTADSGRYARIWATQEQEITERGGGGESSLTTWDYTDYDGVTVGDQTEPVYAGVQGISYSNSYVYIKSTGLATNTMGPWFLNAARTTAFPSFPGNAAILYRFPRSTNYPQSYAPASRTETNIGTCGLFVDGVPLFNTSDTFSYDTSAGGDQEPTNSNVGDGYWNRDAFVNEGVSFDAGNAHQAMEAFHYHASPTALRSRLGDSVDYDSTVVYQGIGQASPYTENFNGKHSPIIAWVNDGLPMYGPYGYSDPLDPNSTVRRMISGYQKRDGSNGSTDLSSTGRHSLPQWTVTQGQRSSTALSSSQYGPNVSSSFILGHYMEDYAFKGDLVSDSSGATFESYTDPTNQGNFDATRHYDLNAYNVRWCVTPEFPNGTWAYFTSVEEDGTPAYPYNLAYQYFGDATLAAGIASSEVETSGVTVEFDGAANTSPSNAATQVDNGNVTITWKGVEGGVYRVETSDDLSSFDQTAASFTATSNYIEATDALTTQRFYRLYQIGLSTYDDTEFSSAAAAGGGDPGGPGGPPLGP from the coding sequence ATGAAATCCATTACTATCATCTTTTTTGCCTTGGCTGGCGCTGCGGCGGCCGAGCCGATCATCACTTCGTGGCACACGGCGGACTCCGGACGATATGCCCGGATCTGGGCGACCCAAGAACAAGAAATCACCGAGCGAGGTGGTGGTGGGGAAAGCTCACTGACCACCTGGGATTATACCGATTACGATGGCGTGACCGTCGGAGATCAGACGGAACCCGTCTACGCCGGGGTGCAGGGGATTTCTTATTCCAATAGCTACGTCTACATCAAATCCACCGGCCTGGCGACCAACACCATGGGACCCTGGTTTCTCAATGCCGCCCGCACCACCGCCTTTCCCTCATTTCCAGGAAATGCCGCCATCCTCTATCGCTTCCCTCGCAGCACTAACTACCCGCAAAGCTACGCCCCCGCTTCGCGCACAGAAACTAACATCGGCACCTGCGGCCTCTTCGTCGATGGCGTGCCGCTTTTCAACACCAGCGATACCTTTTCCTACGATACCTCCGCCGGCGGCGATCAGGAACCGACCAATAGCAACGTCGGCGATGGTTACTGGAATCGTGATGCCTTTGTCAACGAGGGCGTCAGCTTCGATGCCGGAAATGCCCACCAGGCGATGGAGGCATTTCACTACCACGCCAGCCCCACGGCACTCCGATCCAGGCTTGGCGATTCGGTGGATTACGATTCCACGGTGGTCTACCAAGGCATCGGTCAAGCCAGCCCCTACACGGAAAATTTCAACGGCAAGCACTCGCCGATCATCGCGTGGGTCAACGATGGACTGCCGATGTATGGCCCCTACGGTTACAGCGATCCTCTCGATCCTAACAGCACCGTGCGTCGGATGATTTCCGGATATCAAAAACGCGACGGCAGCAACGGCAGCACAGACCTCAGCAGCACAGGGCGTCACTCCCTGCCCCAGTGGACGGTGACCCAAGGGCAACGCAGCAGCACCGCTCTATCATCCTCGCAATACGGCCCCAATGTCAGCAGCAGCTTCATCCTGGGTCACTACATGGAAGACTATGCCTTCAAGGGGGATCTTGTTTCAGACAGCTCGGGCGCCACTTTTGAATCCTACACGGACCCCACCAACCAAGGCAACTTTGATGCCACCCGTCACTATGATTTGAATGCCTACAACGTGCGCTGGTGTGTCACCCCTGAATTTCCCAACGGAACCTGGGCATACTTCACCAGTGTTGAGGAGGACGGAACCCCCGCTTATCCCTACAATCTTGCCTACCAGTACTTTGGTGATGCCACGCTCGCCGCCGGCATCGCCAGTTCGGAAGTGGAGACGAGCGGAGTCACTGTGGAATTTGACGGCGCTGCCAACACCAGCCCCAGCAACGCCGCCACCCAGGTAGACAATGGCAACGTCACCATCACCTGGAAGGGGGTCGAAGGCGGAGTCTACCGGGTTGAAACCTCGGACGATCTCAGCAGCTTCGATCAAACCGCAGCCAGTTTCACCGCCACCTCCAATTACATCGAGGCGACCGATGCCCTCACCACCCAGCGTTTCTACCGGCTTTACCAAATCGGCCTCTCGACCTACGATGACACCGAGTTCAGCTCTGCCGCCGCTGCCGGTGGTGGCGATCCGGGTGGTCCGGGAGGTCCGCCTCTGGGGCCGTAA
- a CDS encoding FHA domain-containing protein — translation MPRVTISEPGKTPQPYRFKLERKTIDIGRGSDNDIVVECGSVSTKHSVMERIEGGYILRDNGSTNGIKLDDTLMDIIDLFDGMEVLVGDIPLKFELSKEEISVLSDEEFTSHQRRKLPKINDDAQEAPHRETRPATTSSPRANHRPHQPVVVQQSGGGFKTLMTFILMIVAVFAGMSLRHYKETNEFLLPKLMGGAEKSSTQESETPEEEAEPAAEE, via the coding sequence ATGCCGAGAGTCACCATTTCCGAACCGGGAAAAACCCCGCAACCTTACCGATTTAAACTTGAGCGCAAGACCATCGATATTGGTCGAGGCAGCGATAATGACATCGTCGTCGAATGTGGCTCCGTTTCCACCAAACACAGCGTGATGGAGCGCATTGAGGGTGGATATATCCTGCGTGATAACGGCTCAACCAATGGGATCAAGCTGGATGACACCCTGATGGACATCATCGATCTGTTCGACGGCATGGAAGTGCTCGTCGGTGACATCCCCCTGAAATTCGAGCTCTCCAAGGAGGAAATCAGCGTGCTCAGTGACGAGGAATTCACCAGTCACCAACGCCGCAAACTGCCTAAAATCAATGACGATGCGCAGGAAGCACCTCATCGCGAAACCAGACCGGCAACCACCTCATCACCACGCGCAAACCATCGCCCGCATCAGCCGGTCGTCGTGCAGCAGAGCGGTGGTGGGTTCAAAACCTTGATGACTTTCATCCTCATGATTGTCGCCGTTTTTGCCGGCATGAGCCTGCGCCACTACAAGGAAACCAACGAGTTCCTGCTGCCGAAACTCATGGGAGGGGCTGAAAAATCATCTACTCAGGAATCGGAAACTCCCGAGGAGGAGGCTGAGCCCGCCGCAGAAGAGTAG
- a CDS encoding DUF2851 family protein — protein sequence MHLQALWFAGQLGRDFVSTDGRAVRVVQFGHWNHSAGPDFLHTAVEIDGELHSGPLELDHRASDWEAHGHAVNPAFNEVVLHVVFAADHSSHYTRTSEHREVPRVCVPAEVLREAMGLPLLEVADAHPGRCFNPLGSMETRHVDALMLGAARHRAMVKARRRKRTVDVLGEDEWLWQMIAETMGYRPNKLAMTLLAQRLPVQMLQKKPAEAESILFGAAGFLSAESYQQAAPESRDYLRGLWQSWWQVRDDFEPVPERAIPWKLSGIRPVNHPQRRLACLATIVRQWSEFSRRCLREFNAVELVDWMSGLKHPYWSVHYTLKSKRAAKEMALVGADRIRDFQINHLLPVQLAADRPAAWEFYQKIPAPAVSEKVDKASLRLFGETDRRKNYLKKAWQHQALLQIYQDFCLRDVTDCQSCPFPEQLAQWRG from the coding sequence ATGCATTTGCAGGCACTTTGGTTTGCCGGGCAGTTAGGTCGGGATTTCGTCAGCACCGATGGCCGAGCGGTGAGGGTGGTGCAGTTCGGCCACTGGAACCATAGTGCTGGACCGGATTTTCTCCACACCGCGGTGGAAATCGATGGCGAACTACATTCAGGGCCATTGGAACTGGATCACCGCGCGTCCGATTGGGAGGCGCATGGTCACGCGGTCAATCCCGCATTCAACGAGGTGGTGCTCCACGTCGTGTTCGCAGCCGATCACAGCAGCCACTATACACGCACCTCGGAACACCGCGAAGTGCCGAGAGTGTGTGTGCCTGCGGAGGTGCTCAGAGAGGCGATGGGTTTGCCGTTGTTAGAAGTGGCCGATGCTCATCCGGGCCGCTGTTTCAATCCTCTGGGTTCCATGGAAACTAGGCACGTCGATGCCTTGATGTTAGGGGCGGCGCGACACCGGGCGATGGTAAAGGCGCGCCGGCGCAAACGAACCGTGGATGTGCTCGGTGAGGATGAATGGCTCTGGCAGATGATCGCGGAAACCATGGGCTACCGACCCAACAAGCTGGCAATGACCCTACTCGCCCAGCGGCTGCCGGTGCAGATGTTGCAAAAGAAGCCCGCTGAGGCGGAGTCGATCTTATTCGGTGCGGCCGGTTTTTTATCCGCGGAATCCTACCAGCAAGCCGCGCCCGAAAGTCGCGACTACCTCCGTGGCCTATGGCAAAGCTGGTGGCAGGTGCGTGATGACTTCGAGCCGGTGCCGGAACGGGCGATTCCATGGAAACTTTCCGGTATCAGGCCGGTGAACCATCCCCAGCGGAGGTTGGCTTGCCTGGCGACCATTGTTAGGCAGTGGTCGGAGTTTTCGCGGCGCTGCCTGAGGGAATTCAATGCCGTGGAATTGGTCGATTGGATGAGCGGGCTGAAGCATCCCTACTGGAGCGTCCACTACACCTTAAAATCAAAACGTGCGGCTAAGGAAATGGCGCTGGTAGGAGCCGACCGCATCCGCGATTTTCAGATCAACCACCTTCTTCCCGTACAGTTGGCCGCAGACCGGCCAGCGGCTTGGGAATTCTATCAGAAAATCCCAGCCCCGGCTGTCAGTGAGAAAGTGGACAAGGCATCGCTCCGGCTCTTTGGCGAGACTGACCGGAGGAAGAATTACCTGAAAAAAGCCTGGCAGCACCAAGCCCTCTTGCAGATTTACCAAGACTTCTGCCTGCGTGATGTCACCGACTGCCAAAGCTGCCCATTCCCGGAGCAGCTCGCCCAGTGGCGCGGGTGA
- a CDS encoding MbnP family protein: MPRFLPSCHQFAARPGGMLLFAMLVAPSVLGGSLHLDFSHEIDGRPLRIDSLRYQNSRSETFSLTRIDWLASDFSLTTSAGKTITLPSASAFIPTRGTTLTLPNLPSETITAISFHVGPDRKSNHSDPASYAASHPLNPNVNRLHWDWQGGYIFLALEGHWRAAGQKLPGGFAYHFARDANRCKITLPVHLNLRDESRVGIALDANKVLTGLSFAQDGSTTHSSDGDPVAARLKSNLPSAFRITGIHRGGIPTKPNPPAPIDLPAHPKGYPLTLPKHIPLPALPSDNPVLTTRVALGEKLFREPKLSRSNSISCASCHQGETLSDPRRLSPGVDGELGRRHSMPLFNLAWKSSFFWDGRAPTLRAQALIPIEDHLEMDESLDRVAAKLKADPSYPPLFAAAFGSGKITPENIGLAIENFLLTRLSFDSKLDRAHKGQATLTDQEKRGFELFFTESEPRLGKRGADCFHCHGGALFTDHAFHNNGLASGDDLGLEETTGKTSDRHKFATPSLRNIALTEPYMHDGRFATLEQVIDHYNAAPELSETLDPNLAKHPQGLGLSEEDQRALVAFLKTLSDSNMLPKGQAGE; encoded by the coding sequence ATGCCCCGTTTCCTTCCATCCTGCCATCAGTTTGCCGCCCGCCCAGGCGGCATGCTGCTGTTCGCGATGCTGGTAGCACCGTCGGTGTTGGGGGGCTCGCTGCACCTGGACTTCTCTCATGAAATCGATGGCCGGCCACTGCGGATCGACTCCTTGCGTTACCAGAACTCGCGGAGCGAAACCTTCTCGCTGACCCGCATCGATTGGTTAGCCTCCGATTTTTCCCTGACCACGAGCGCCGGAAAAACCATCACCCTGCCGTCCGCCAGCGCCTTCATCCCGACACGCGGCACTACGCTCACCCTCCCCAATCTCCCTTCGGAAACGATCACGGCGATCAGCTTTCACGTCGGCCCTGATCGGAAAAGCAACCACTCGGATCCCGCCAGCTACGCGGCCAGTCATCCGCTCAACCCGAACGTCAACCGCTTGCACTGGGACTGGCAGGGCGGGTATATCTTTCTGGCACTCGAAGGCCACTGGCGCGCAGCCGGGCAGAAGCTTCCCGGTGGTTTTGCCTACCACTTCGCGCGCGATGCCAATCGCTGCAAGATCACGCTACCGGTCCATCTGAACCTGCGCGATGAATCCCGGGTCGGCATCGCTCTGGATGCCAACAAGGTTCTAACAGGTCTGTCCTTTGCCCAAGACGGCAGCACCACCCACTCCAGCGACGGTGATCCGGTCGCCGCCCGGCTGAAGTCCAATCTGCCATCGGCATTTCGCATCACCGGCATTCACCGTGGCGGCATCCCCACGAAGCCTAACCCGCCCGCCCCCATCGACCTGCCAGCCCATCCCAAGGGCTACCCGCTGACCCTGCCGAAACACATACCACTACCTGCGCTGCCGAGTGATAACCCGGTTCTAACAACGCGCGTCGCCCTCGGTGAAAAGCTGTTCCGCGAGCCCAAGCTCTCGCGCAGCAACAGCATTTCCTGCGCCTCCTGCCACCAGGGTGAAACCCTCAGCGATCCCCGCCGCTTGAGTCCGGGAGTCGATGGTGAACTTGGCCGGCGCCACTCCATGCCACTGTTCAATCTCGCTTGGAAATCCAGCTTCTTCTGGGACGGCCGAGCTCCCACACTGCGTGCCCAGGCATTGATCCCAATCGAGGACCATCTCGAGATGGATGAATCGCTGGATCGGGTCGCCGCCAAGCTCAAGGCCGACCCCAGCTACCCGCCGCTCTTTGCCGCCGCCTTTGGCTCTGGAAAAATCACCCCGGAGAATATCGGCCTCGCGATTGAAAATTTCCTGCTCACACGTCTCAGTTTTGATTCAAAACTGGATCGTGCCCACAAGGGGCAAGCCACACTAACAGATCAGGAAAAGCGCGGCTTTGAACTGTTCTTCACCGAGTCCGAACCTCGCCTCGGCAAACGTGGGGCCGACTGCTTCCACTGCCACGGCGGTGCCCTGTTCACCGATCATGCCTTCCACAACAACGGCCTTGCCTCCGGCGATGACCTCGGCCTCGAGGAGACCACTGGGAAAACAAGCGATCGCCACAAGTTCGCCACCCCGAGCCTGCGCAACATCGCCCTAACAGAACCCTACATGCACGACGGCCGCTTCGCCACGCTCGAGCAGGTGATCGATCACTACAATGCCGCACCCGAGCTCTCGGAAACCCTCGATCCTAACTTAGCCAAACACCCTCAGGGGCTGGGGCTTTCCGAGGAGGATCAGCGGGCATTGGTCGCTTTTCTGAAAACACTCAGCGACTCTAACATGTTACCCAAGGGGCAGGCAGGTGAGTGA
- a CDS encoding glycine C-acetyltransferase, producing MYSESYQQKLQGVLQEIDDAGLYKHERQLASTQNASVTLKDGRDVIIMCANNYLGLADNPEVMEAAEDAIKRWGFGMASVRFICGTQTLHRELEERIAGFLGTEDTILYTSCFDANGGLFEVLLGPDDAIISDQLNHASIIDGVRLCKARRYRYSNNDMADLEAQLKQADADGKGQKLIATDGVFSMDGVIADLKGVCDLAEKYNALVMVDDSHASGFLGKTGRGTPEYHDVMERVDIVTSTFGKALGGASGGFTSGKKEIIDLLRQRSRPYLFSNSVAPAIVAATLKVLDMLEASTELRDRLEDNTKYFRNAMAQTGFDIAGKDHPITPVMLGDAALSQQFANKLLDHGVYAVGFFFPVVPKGTARIRTQISAGHTREQLDKAIEAFVAVKGELGI from the coding sequence ATGTATTCAGAATCTTACCAGCAGAAACTCCAGGGAGTTCTTCAGGAAATCGACGACGCCGGTCTTTACAAACACGAACGTCAACTGGCCTCGACCCAGAACGCATCCGTGACCCTCAAGGACGGTCGCGATGTGATCATCATGTGCGCAAATAACTACCTCGGCCTGGCCGATAACCCCGAGGTCATGGAAGCGGCGGAAGATGCGATCAAGCGTTGGGGGTTTGGCATGGCATCGGTCCGTTTCATCTGCGGCACCCAGACGCTGCACCGTGAGTTGGAAGAACGCATCGCCGGCTTCCTGGGCACTGAGGACACCATTCTATACACCTCTTGCTTCGATGCCAACGGGGGATTGTTTGAAGTCTTGTTAGGACCAGACGATGCCATCATCTCTGATCAGTTGAACCACGCCTCCATCATCGACGGAGTGAGACTCTGTAAAGCGCGCCGCTATCGTTACTCCAACAACGACATGGCCGATTTGGAAGCTCAGCTGAAGCAGGCGGACGCCGATGGCAAAGGCCAGAAGCTGATTGCCACTGACGGTGTCTTCTCCATGGACGGCGTGATTGCCGACCTCAAAGGAGTCTGTGATCTGGCGGAAAAATACAACGCACTGGTGATGGTGGACGATTCCCATGCCTCTGGATTCCTCGGTAAAACGGGTCGGGGCACACCTGAGTATCACGATGTCATGGAGCGCGTCGATATCGTGACCTCCACCTTCGGCAAGGCCCTCGGCGGTGCTTCCGGCGGATTCACTTCCGGGAAGAAGGAAATCATCGATCTGCTGCGTCAGCGCAGCCGTCCTTATCTCTTCTCCAACAGCGTTGCTCCCGCGATTGTGGCGGCGACTCTCAAGGTGCTCGATATGCTCGAGGCCTCCACCGAGCTGCGTGACCGACTTGAGGACAACACCAAGTATTTCCGCAATGCCATGGCGCAAACAGGCTTCGACATCGCGGGTAAAGATCACCCGATCACACCTGTGATGTTAGGCGATGCCGCCCTGTCGCAACAATTCGCCAACAAGCTCCTCGATCACGGTGTCTACGCTGTGGGATTCTTCTTCCCCGTGGTGCCTAAGGGGACGGCACGGATTCGCACCCAGATTTCTGCCGGTCATACCCGTGAGCAGCTGGATAAAGCCATCGAGGCATTTGTCGCTGTGAAGGGTGAACTCGGAATCTAA
- a CDS encoding DUF255 domain-containing protein has product MALHTPPPFLLRPATLAMAICLLVNACKSNKSESSNGETAPVRVESLHRNNLSQSNDTSSFVQSQVHSPVHWQAWSPQVFTDAESEKTTVFAVIGSGTDSHSREILKKINSSQSLCNTLNKVHTNILVDANQHPDLAFLVAALNINTGNTVTGTMLVWLSYEGVPISWASVSNHESINLQEVITRMSTTVDHLWQDDPNYVLKNSREDLARRLEMFTPKLPETEPNPLLNLRASRQAGSMFDPVSNTVDYLAGLSVSRYIHFMTMASTHPDVSEQQRKNFMKIATRSADNILLGGLVDPLDGGVFSGVQQSTEGLPVFTKTLEAQSSAMQALYALYQQTKNPVYRKAADAATAYLETNLTLPDGGYALGKTYASHGIQDNPCIWTLEEIEAALTEEETKLCVQAFEISGLGNIPLIDDRNRSYFRKNILSWRVPIDRLATLTGRPVGELETKMESITKKLAKLRTEKTGEKISETLSTATDSAAVASAYVTAYRATGDPAHLEKARHCLGIIQEQFVTADGELKRARYNGQLLNAPALAIDYASICQAALDLHEATLDARWLEWATELHRQMNRQFANADFTDLVETQEGKNPRTLTIRNYITLNPLNNRSTWAIAYSNARRLALRLPGSNYSNQADQIEQRIQAISAKAPLANIDYLTADARLQQKSIYLKSPVSPALLSAAISQPAQVIAVTAKGSYPELEKTSTTLKPGQAVVIQRGQNLRVVSNPQDLDNFSQ; this is encoded by the coding sequence ATGGCATTACACACTCCGCCCCCTTTCCTTCTCCGGCCAGCCACACTCGCGATGGCTATCTGCCTACTGGTCAACGCCTGCAAATCAAATAAATCCGAAAGCTCCAATGGCGAAACGGCACCTGTTCGGGTCGAATCACTGCACCGCAACAACCTTAGTCAGAGCAACGATACCAGCAGCTTTGTCCAGAGCCAGGTGCATTCGCCGGTGCATTGGCAGGCGTGGAGTCCGCAGGTCTTTACCGATGCCGAGAGTGAGAAAACGACTGTGTTCGCCGTGATTGGTAGCGGCACCGACAGCCATAGCCGGGAGATCTTGAAGAAAATCAACAGCTCCCAGAGCTTGTGCAACACCCTGAACAAGGTGCACACCAATATTCTGGTCGATGCCAACCAGCACCCCGACCTCGCTTTCCTCGTGGCCGCGCTAAACATCAACACCGGCAATACGGTGACCGGCACCATGCTCGTCTGGCTTTCCTACGAAGGCGTGCCGATCTCTTGGGCCAGCGTCAGCAACCACGAATCGATCAACCTCCAAGAAGTGATCACCCGCATGAGCACCACAGTGGACCACCTGTGGCAGGACGATCCCAACTACGTGTTAAAGAACAGCCGAGAAGACCTCGCTCGCCGACTGGAAATGTTCACTCCCAAGCTACCGGAAACAGAGCCCAATCCACTACTCAATCTCCGAGCCTCACGCCAAGCAGGCTCCATGTTTGACCCCGTTTCGAATACCGTGGACTACCTCGCCGGCCTCTCCGTCAGTCGATACATCCATTTCATGACCATGGCCTCGACCCACCCTGACGTATCCGAGCAGCAGCGTAAGAATTTCATGAAAATTGCCACCCGCTCGGCAGACAACATCCTGCTCGGCGGTCTGGTCGACCCCCTGGACGGTGGCGTCTTTTCCGGCGTTCAGCAATCGACCGAGGGCCTACCCGTGTTCACCAAAACCCTGGAGGCTCAAAGCTCTGCCATGCAGGCTCTTTACGCGCTCTATCAGCAGACGAAGAACCCTGTTTATCGCAAAGCAGCAGACGCCGCAACGGCCTATCTGGAAACCAATCTGACACTGCCTGACGGTGGTTATGCCTTGGGAAAAACCTACGCCAGCCACGGCATTCAAGACAACCCATGTATTTGGACCTTGGAAGAAATCGAAGCCGCACTCACCGAGGAGGAGACCAAGCTCTGTGTGCAAGCCTTCGAGATCAGCGGCCTGGGCAACATCCCCCTGATCGACGATCGCAACCGTAGCTATTTCAGGAAAAACATCCTTAGCTGGAGAGTCCCCATCGACCGCCTCGCCACCTTGACCGGCCGCCCTGTCGGTGAGCTCGAGACGAAGATGGAGTCGATCACCAAAAAGCTCGCCAAACTCCGCACCGAAAAGACCGGTGAGAAGATCTCCGAGACACTATCCACCGCAACAGACAGCGCGGCGGTGGCCAGCGCCTACGTCACCGCTTACCGCGCCACCGGTGATCCGGCACATCTGGAAAAAGCCCGCCACTGCCTCGGCATCATCCAGGAACAGTTCGTCACCGCTGACGGTGAGCTGAAACGTGCTCGCTACAATGGCCAGCTGCTCAACGCCCCGGCCTTGGCCATCGATTACGCCAGCATCTGCCAGGCCGCACTAGACCTTCACGAAGCCACGCTCGACGCCAGATGGCTCGAGTGGGCCACTGAACTCCACCGCCAGATGAACCGCCAATTTGCCAACGCCGATTTCACCGATCTCGTGGAAACGCAGGAAGGCAAGAACCCTCGCACACTGACCATCCGTAACTACATCACGCTGAATCCACTGAACAATCGAAGCACTTGGGCTATTGCCTATTCAAATGCCCGTCGGCTCGCACTGCGTCTGCCGGGAAGCAACTACAGCAACCAAGCCGACCAGATCGAACAACGCATCCAAGCCATTAGCGCCAAAGCCCCACTGGCAAATATCGATTATCTCACTGCCGATGCCCGGCTTCAGCAGAAAAGCATCTACCTGAAATCCCCAGTCTCCCCCGCCCTGCTCAGCGCCGCGATCTCGCAGCCAGCCCAAGTCATCGCCGTCACAGCCAAGGGAAGCTACCCGGAACTTGAAAAAACCTCAACCACACTGAAACCCGGCCAAGCCGTAGTCATCCAAAGGGGTCAAAATCTTAGGGTTGTTAGCAATCCTCAAGACCTTGACAATTTTTCCCAGTAA
- a CDS encoding lipoate--protein ligase family protein, whose protein sequence is MNSESKAMSAVAKEFSAIRVWHDEVPRTGAENMAVDQLLMERSQDLPVLRIYRWSEPTVSFGYFNALADARAAFPESEAEEITYVRRWTGGGVVDHRCDVTYTLAIPRSQKLANTRGAVSYQVIHQALADLLTDVGESVRLTSCCEGDGGVQCFTNPVAYDLTDLEGHKVAGAGQRRSKYGLLHQGSVIPRMTPDIFRDQLHQRLGAMLAQEERELNADSALLADAARLAEERYDTSAWLHKK, encoded by the coding sequence GTGAACTCGGAATCTAAGGCGATGTCCGCTGTGGCTAAGGAGTTTTCAGCCATCCGTGTCTGGCATGACGAAGTGCCACGCACCGGCGCTGAGAACATGGCGGTGGATCAGCTGCTGATGGAGCGCAGCCAGGACCTGCCTGTGCTGCGAATCTATCGATGGAGCGAGCCGACGGTGAGCTTTGGCTACTTCAATGCACTGGCCGATGCCCGTGCCGCATTCCCAGAATCAGAAGCGGAGGAAATCACCTACGTGCGCCGCTGGACGGGCGGCGGCGTGGTGGATCATCGCTGCGATGTTACCTACACCCTCGCTATTCCTCGCAGCCAAAAATTGGCGAACACCCGCGGCGCGGTGAGTTACCAGGTGATTCATCAAGCCTTGGCCGATTTGCTCACAGATGTGGGGGAGTCCGTGCGATTAACCTCCTGCTGTGAAGGTGATGGTGGCGTGCAGTGTTTCACCAATCCGGTGGCCTACGACCTGACGGATCTCGAGGGGCACAAAGTGGCGGGAGCAGGGCAGCGCCGCAGCAAATACGGCTTGCTGCACCAGGGAAGCGTCATTCCGCGCATGACTCCTGATATTTTTCGCGATCAATTGCACCAGCGGCTCGGAGCGATGCTGGCGCAGGAAGAGCGCGAGCTCAATGCTGACTCCGCGCTGTTAGCCGATGCTGCTAGGCTCGCCGAGGAGCGTTACGACACCTCCGCCTGGCTGCACAAAAAATAA